The proteins below are encoded in one region of Rhizobacter sp.:
- the rpoD gene encoding RNA polymerase sigma factor RpoD → MTAKKSAPAKAAPAAPAKATKADAEDKKKTKAAAAPAKPAAKAAAPAEKGKPGRKPKAGAAAKKEEPEEDFSDIEADLAGEPEAEADAGEEKAAKAKPLRMKVSRAKERALMREFGLDETALTEEEVTKRRQELKTLIKMGKTRGFLTHQEINDHLPEKLVDAEILEAIVSMLNDMGIAVYEQAPDAATLLIAGSGTATATEEEAEEAAEAALSTVDSEFGRTTDPVRMYMREMGTVELLTREGEIEIAKRIEGGLQAMMLAISASPTTIAEILAYADKIAAGEMQISEVVDGFVSEDEADDYVAEEDVDFFDEEDDDDGNGGSKALTKKLEELKAAALIKFESLRTNFDKMRKSFEKEGYQSPSYNKAQQAISDELMTIRFTVKNIEKLCGILRSQVDDVRRYERELRKILVDKCGMPQDYFVKNFPPNLLNLKWPEKEAASGKPYSAILTRNLPAIQELQQKLIDQQARAVVPLEDLKEINRRMNEGEKSSRDAKKEMIEANLRLVISIAKKYTNRGLQFLDLIQEGNIGLMKAVDKFEYRRGYKFSTYATWWIRQAITRSIADQARTIRIPVHMIETINKMNRLSRQHLQEFGFEPDAPTLAEKMEIPEDKIRKIMKIAKEPISMETPIGDDDDSHLGDFIEDTNNTAPIEAAMQAGLRDVVKDILDSLTPREAKVLRMRFGIEMSTDHTLEEVGKQFDVTRERIRQIEAKAIRKLKHPSRSDKLRTYLDNL, encoded by the coding sequence ATGACCGCGAAGAAGAGCGCTCCCGCGAAGGCAGCCCCCGCTGCGCCCGCCAAGGCCACGAAGGCCGACGCCGAAGACAAGAAGAAGACCAAGGCCGCAGCTGCGCCTGCGAAGCCCGCCGCCAAGGCCGCCGCGCCTGCTGAAAAGGGCAAGCCGGGCCGCAAGCCCAAGGCCGGCGCTGCCGCCAAGAAGGAAGAGCCGGAAGAGGACTTCTCCGACATCGAAGCCGACTTGGCCGGTGAGCCGGAAGCCGAAGCCGACGCGGGCGAAGAAAAGGCTGCCAAGGCCAAGCCGCTTCGCATGAAGGTGTCGCGCGCCAAGGAGCGCGCGCTGATGCGTGAATTCGGCCTCGACGAGACCGCGCTCACCGAAGAGGAAGTCACCAAGCGCCGCCAGGAGCTGAAGACCCTCATCAAGATGGGCAAGACGCGCGGTTTCCTGACGCACCAGGAAATCAACGACCACCTGCCCGAAAAGCTGGTCGACGCGGAAATCCTCGAAGCCATCGTGTCGATGCTCAACGACATGGGCATCGCGGTCTACGAGCAGGCGCCCGACGCCGCCACCCTGCTGATCGCAGGCTCCGGCACCGCCACCGCGACGGAAGAAGAAGCCGAAGAAGCCGCCGAAGCGGCGCTCTCCACCGTCGACTCCGAATTCGGCCGAACCACCGACCCGGTGCGCATGTACATGCGCGAAATGGGCACGGTCGAGCTGCTCACGCGTGAAGGCGAAATCGAGATCGCCAAGCGCATCGAAGGCGGCCTGCAGGCCATGATGCTGGCCATCAGCGCGTCGCCGACGACCATCGCCGAGATCCTCGCCTACGCCGACAAGATCGCCGCCGGCGAGATGCAGATCTCCGAAGTGGTCGACGGGTTCGTCTCGGAAGACGAGGCCGACGACTACGTGGCCGAAGAAGACGTCGACTTCTTCGACGAGGAAGACGACGACGACGGCAACGGCGGCAGCAAGGCGCTGACCAAGAAGCTGGAAGAGCTGAAGGCCGCGGCGCTCATCAAGTTCGAAAGCCTGCGCACCAACTTCGACAAGATGCGCAAGTCGTTCGAGAAGGAAGGCTACCAGTCGCCCTCGTACAACAAGGCGCAGCAGGCCATCAGCGACGAGCTGATGACGATCCGCTTCACCGTCAAGAACATCGAGAAGCTGTGCGGCATCCTGCGCTCGCAGGTCGACGACGTGCGCCGCTACGAACGCGAGCTGCGCAAGATCCTGGTCGACAAGTGCGGCATGCCGCAAGACTACTTCGTCAAGAACTTCCCGCCCAACCTGCTCAACCTGAAGTGGCCCGAGAAGGAAGCCGCAAGCGGCAAGCCCTACAGCGCCATCCTCACGCGCAACCTGCCGGCCATCCAGGAACTGCAGCAGAAGCTGATCGACCAGCAGGCCCGGGCCGTCGTGCCGCTGGAAGACCTGAAGGAGATCAACCGCCGCATGAACGAGGGCGAGAAGTCCTCGCGCGATGCGAAGAAGGAAATGATCGAGGCCAACCTGCGCCTCGTGATCTCGATCGCGAAGAAGTACACCAACCGCGGCCTGCAGTTCCTCGACCTCATCCAGGAAGGCAACATCGGCCTGATGAAGGCGGTGGACAAGTTCGAATACCGCCGCGGCTACAAGTTCTCGACCTATGCCACGTGGTGGATCCGCCAGGCCATCACCCGCTCGATCGCCGACCAGGCGCGCACCATCCGCATTCCGGTGCACATGATCGAGACGATCAACAAGATGAACCGGTTGAGCCGCCAGCACCTCCAGGAGTTCGGCTTCGAGCCCGACGCGCCGACGCTGGCCGAGAAGATGGAGATCCCCGAGGACAAGATCCGCAAGATCATGAAGATCGCGAAGGAGCCGATCTCGATGGAAACCCCCATCGGCGACGACGACGATTCGCATCTCGGCGACTTCATCGAGGACACCAACAACACCGCGCCGATCGAAGCCGCCATGCAGGCCGGCCTGCGCGACGTGGTGAAGGACATCCTCGACAGCCTCACCCCGCGCGAGGCGAAGGTGCTGCGCATGCGCTTCGGCATCGAGATGTCGACCGACCACACGCTGGAAGAAGTGGGCAAGCAGTTCGACGTGACCCGCGAGCGCATCCGCCAGATCGAAGCCAAGGCGATCCGCAAGCTCAAGCACCCGAGCCGTTCGGACAAGCTCCGGACCTACCTCGACAACCTCTGA
- a CDS encoding PAS domain S-box protein produces MATTTVEASRESTLRAVGKLGGAPEEEFDILVRLLARQLPGGAVWLAVLDQHQRPHLKAHVGLAEPKLPLLATELALTLSLDDTALQQGIDVSGDGWAACRVVAQQHAVGILGVARPAGAIDDNALASLREAATLAGALLDARLKESLWRHHAERVREASLSSTDWLWESDDQGRVRWVSSGVQANTGMPPNLVIGRTLQQINEPVEGDTTRSWERYQDARSRQAPFRDVLAHRPSPSGRITVSISGTPVFDETGTFRGYRGTTSNVTERIEAQRAAQAAERLLSEAIDSLTAGVMISDPQGRVVVANAVWRRGLAAYMHGDPSWPEIVQRMADAGDYPAAQGRDDFVRWRLSLASPRGEQHEMRWKGRWVIVSDRRLNDGSVVHLSIDISDRKEAELALARQQEQLRESQDQLSAVLGAVPDLWFVLDDEGRYLACSSDKHPMLVHSWDSVRGLPFDSGVPRHIADLALPAIRLALARGEVQRIQYDLTTRDGVMRTFEARISPMPNNRVLYVTRDLTELRNLERDVLIMQRAFEAEASLSMCVSDALQPDMPLIYVNPAFERLTGYSRAEALGQNCRFLQGHLRDEPGCSTLREAIDQGRSASVTVRNVRKDGSVFSNAVHVAPVRDANGQLTHYIGVQRDVTEQTRAADKLRLSEELYRSVALAISDGLLVVTPALGILAVNPAGCDIVGAEQTALMNAQGDAWPFELLGPDAAPLASDQHPVLRVIANDEPLVNQIHALRRADGQQRWVALNAHPLQLRPEAQTFAVVLTFRDITQQRSSEQALRDKQAAELASHAKSEFLSRMSHEMRTPLNAVIGFAQLLNLSPASLDGATVRDYAGHVLEAGEHLLALIDDVLDLQKIEEGALTLKLNPVDLHQAVTRASELLMPLAQAAGVRFELSVPPATWVQADMQRLRQVLLNVGSNAIKYNHPGGIVRWRLDALPDRVALCIEDTGSGMTDEQMSRLFQPFERLGRETSTIEGTGLGLIIARSLTQAIGGRLSIVSRAGLGTSVRLELQPADAPAATPIKTEPVAMPSQARPLRMLYVEDNRINAILFEEAMRLHGDRIELRVAEDGDQALTVAQEWQPEMLVLDAHLPGASGFEVLQLLRALPGLDNVPAYMCSADAMPDDVQRAYEAGFIGYWTKPIHVGTILADVEQCLQRSRSSA; encoded by the coding sequence ATGGCCACCACCACCGTCGAGGCCAGCCGTGAGAGCACGCTGCGCGCGGTGGGCAAGCTCGGTGGCGCGCCCGAAGAAGAATTCGACATCCTGGTGCGCCTGCTTGCGCGCCAGCTTCCCGGCGGCGCCGTCTGGCTCGCCGTGCTCGATCAGCACCAGCGCCCGCACCTCAAGGCCCATGTCGGCCTCGCCGAACCGAAGCTCCCGCTGCTCGCAACCGAGCTGGCCCTGACCCTCTCACTCGACGACACCGCGCTGCAGCAGGGCATCGACGTCTCCGGCGACGGCTGGGCCGCGTGCCGGGTGGTCGCGCAGCAGCATGCGGTGGGCATTCTCGGCGTCGCACGCCCGGCCGGCGCCATCGACGACAACGCCCTGGCCTCGCTGCGCGAAGCCGCCACGCTGGCCGGCGCGCTGCTCGATGCGCGGCTGAAGGAAAGCCTCTGGCGCCACCATGCCGAGCGCGTGCGCGAGGCGAGCCTCTCCAGCACCGACTGGCTCTGGGAGAGCGATGACCAGGGCCGCGTGCGCTGGGTGTCGTCGGGCGTGCAGGCCAACACCGGCATGCCACCCAACCTCGTGATCGGCCGCACGCTGCAGCAGATCAACGAGCCGGTCGAGGGCGACACCACCCGTTCCTGGGAGCGGTACCAAGACGCGCGCTCTCGGCAGGCCCCCTTCCGCGACGTGCTGGCGCACCGGCCCTCGCCGAGCGGCCGCATCACCGTGAGCATCAGCGGCACGCCGGTGTTCGACGAAACCGGCACCTTCCGCGGCTACCGCGGCACCACCAGCAACGTCACCGAGCGCATCGAAGCCCAGCGTGCCGCGCAAGCGGCCGAGCGCCTGCTGAGCGAGGCGATCGACAGTCTCACCGCGGGCGTGATGATCTCCGACCCACAAGGCCGTGTCGTGGTCGCCAACGCGGTGTGGCGGCGCGGCCTGGCCGCCTACATGCACGGCGACCCGAGCTGGCCCGAGATCGTGCAGCGCATGGCCGACGCGGGCGACTACCCCGCCGCCCAGGGCCGCGACGACTTCGTGCGCTGGCGACTCTCACTCGCCTCGCCGCGCGGCGAGCAACACGAGATGCGCTGGAAAGGCCGCTGGGTGATCGTGAGCGACCGGCGGCTCAACGACGGCAGCGTGGTGCACCTGTCCATCGACATCAGCGACCGCAAGGAAGCCGAACTCGCCCTCGCACGCCAGCAGGAGCAGCTGCGCGAATCGCAAGACCAGCTGAGCGCCGTGCTGGGCGCCGTGCCCGACCTGTGGTTCGTGCTCGACGACGAGGGCCGCTACCTCGCCTGCAGCTCCGACAAGCACCCGATGCTCGTGCACTCCTGGGACAGCGTGCGCGGCCTGCCCTTCGACAGCGGTGTGCCGCGCCACATCGCCGACCTGGCCCTGCCCGCCATCCGGCTGGCCCTGGCCCGTGGCGAGGTGCAGCGCATCCAGTACGACCTCACCACGCGCGACGGCGTCATGCGCACCTTCGAAGCGCGCATCTCACCGATGCCCAACAATCGCGTGCTCTACGTCACCCGTGACCTCACCGAGCTGCGCAACCTCGAGCGCGACGTGCTCATCATGCAGCGCGCGTTCGAGGCCGAGGCGTCGCTCTCGATGTGCGTGTCCGATGCCTTGCAGCCCGACATGCCGCTGATCTACGTCAACCCAGCCTTCGAGCGGCTCACCGGCTACAGCCGGGCCGAGGCGCTTGGCCAGAACTGCCGCTTCCTCCAGGGCCACCTGCGCGACGAGCCCGGCTGCTCCACCTTGCGTGAAGCCATCGACCAAGGCCGCTCGGCGTCGGTCACGGTCCGCAACGTGCGCAAGGACGGGAGCGTGTTCTCCAACGCCGTGCACGTGGCGCCGGTGCGCGATGCGAATGGCCAGCTCACCCACTACATCGGCGTGCAGCGCGACGTGACCGAGCAGACCCGCGCGGCCGACAAGCTGCGCCTGTCCGAAGAGCTGTACCGCTCGGTGGCGCTGGCCATCAGCGACGGCCTGCTCGTGGTCACCCCGGCCCTCGGCATCCTCGCGGTGAACCCTGCGGGGTGCGACATCGTCGGCGCCGAGCAGACTGCCCTCATGAACGCCCAAGGCGATGCCTGGCCCTTCGAGCTGCTGGGCCCCGACGCCGCACCACTCGCAAGCGACCAGCACCCGGTGCTGCGGGTGATCGCCAACGACGAGCCGCTGGTCAACCAGATCCACGCCCTGCGCCGCGCCGACGGCCAGCAGCGCTGGGTGGCACTGAACGCCCACCCGCTGCAACTGCGCCCCGAAGCGCAGACCTTCGCGGTGGTACTGACCTTCCGCGACATCACGCAACAGCGCAGCTCCGAGCAGGCCCTGCGCGACAAGCAGGCGGCCGAGCTGGCGAGCCACGCCAAGAGCGAGTTCCTCTCGCGCATGAGCCATGAGATGCGCACGCCGCTCAATGCGGTGATCGGCTTCGCCCAGCTCCTCAACCTGAGCCCCGCCAGCCTCGATGGCGCCACCGTGCGCGACTACGCCGGCCACGTGCTCGAAGCCGGCGAGCACCTGCTCGCCCTGATCGACGACGTGCTCGACCTGCAGAAGATCGAAGAAGGCGCGCTCACGCTGAAACTCAACCCGGTCGACCTCCACCAGGCTGTGACGCGCGCGAGCGAGCTGCTGATGCCCCTGGCACAGGCGGCTGGCGTGCGCTTCGAGCTGAGCGTGCCGCCGGCCACCTGGGTGCAGGCCGACATGCAGCGGCTGCGCCAGGTGCTGCTCAACGTGGGCTCCAACGCCATCAAGTACAACCACCCGGGCGGCATCGTGCGCTGGCGGCTCGACGCACTGCCCGACCGCGTGGCCCTGTGTATCGAAGACACCGGCTCGGGCATGACCGACGAGCAGATGAGCCGGCTCTTCCAGCCCTTCGAGCGCCTGGGCCGCGAGACCTCCACCATCGAAGGCACCGGGCTCGGGCTCATCATCGCGCGCAGCCTCACGCAGGCCATCGGCGGGCGGCTGTCCATCGTGAGCCGCGCGGGCCTGGGCACCAGCGTGCGCCTCGAGCTGCAGCCGGCCGACGCCCCGGCGGCCACACCGATCAAGACGGAGCCCGTCGCCATGCCCTCGCAGGCCCGCCCCCTGCGCATGCTCTACGTCGAAGACAACCGCATCAACGCCATCCTCTTCGAGGAAGCGATGCGCCTGCATGGCGACCGCATCGAGCTGCGCGTGGCCGAAGACGGCGACCAGGCCTTGACCGTCGCCCAGGAATGGCAGCCCGAGATGCTGGTGCTCGACGCCCACCTGCCCGGCGCCTCGGGCTTCGAGGTGCTGCAATTGCTGCGCGCCCTGCCCGGCCTCGACAACGTGCCCGCCTACATGTGCTCGGCCGACGCCATGCCCGACGACGTGCAGCGTGCCTACGAAGCCGGCTTCATCGGCTACTGGACCAAGCCGATCCACGTGGGCACGATCCTCGCCGACGTGGAGCAGTGCCTGCAGCGCAGCCGCAGCAGCGCCTGA
- the hemH gene encoding ferrochelatase, producing MTAPDTAVLLCNLGTPDAPTTPAVRRYLSQFLHDPRVVEIPRVIWCPILHGIILRTRPAQSAKRYASIWTPEGSPLTVWSDKQAKLLAGYLGERGHRVSVRFAMRYGNPSIPSVLGELKAGGARRVLVLPMYPQYCAATTASTADAVNAWAKKERALPELRFVNRFHDDPRYIDALAKRLSDHWMTHGRGERLVMSFHGMPKRTRDLGDPYFDECMETARLVAARADVKAEQLVVTFQSRLGRAEWLQPYTEPTLVQLARQGVKKVDVMCPGFVADNLETLEEIAQEARDAFLKAGGTDFNYVPCLNDQHEWMAALAALALRHLQGWDTQRPAPASRP from the coding sequence ATGACCGCCCCCGACACCGCCGTCCTCCTGTGCAACCTCGGCACGCCCGATGCGCCCACCACGCCCGCCGTGCGCCGCTACCTGTCGCAATTCCTGCACGACCCGCGCGTGGTGGAGATCCCGCGCGTCATCTGGTGCCCGATCCTGCACGGGATCATCCTGCGCACGCGGCCGGCGCAGTCGGCCAAGCGCTACGCCAGCATCTGGACGCCTGAGGGCTCGCCGCTCACCGTCTGGTCGGACAAGCAGGCCAAGCTCCTGGCCGGCTACCTCGGCGAGCGCGGCCATCGGGTCAGCGTGCGTTTCGCCATGCGCTATGGCAACCCGTCGATCCCGTCGGTGCTCGGCGAGCTCAAGGCCGGTGGGGCACGCCGTGTGCTGGTGCTGCCCATGTACCCGCAATACTGCGCCGCCACCACTGCCAGCACGGCCGACGCCGTGAACGCCTGGGCGAAGAAGGAGCGCGCCTTGCCCGAGCTGCGCTTCGTGAACCGCTTCCACGACGACCCGCGCTACATCGACGCGCTGGCCAAGCGCCTGTCGGACCACTGGATGACCCACGGCCGCGGCGAGCGGCTGGTGATGAGCTTCCACGGCATGCCCAAGCGCACGCGCGACCTCGGCGACCCTTATTTCGACGAGTGCATGGAAACCGCCCGCCTGGTGGCCGCCCGTGCCGACGTGAAGGCCGAGCAATTGGTCGTCACCTTCCAGAGCCGCCTCGGCCGCGCCGAGTGGCTCCAGCCCTACACCGAGCCGACGCTCGTGCAACTCGCCCGGCAAGGCGTGAAGAAGGTCGACGTGATGTGCCCCGGTTTCGTGGCCGACAACCTGGAGACGCTGGAAGAAATCGCCCAGGAAGCGCGCGACGCCTTCTTGAAGGCAGGCGGCACCGACTTCAACTACGTGCCATGCCTCAACGATCAGCACGAGTGGATGGCGGCCCTGGCCGCGCTGGCATTGCGCCACCTGCAGGGCTGGGACACCCAACGGCCCGCCCCGGCCAGCCGCCCATGA
- a CDS encoding adenylate/guanylate cyclase domain-containing protein — translation MTQILQRTVLFADLRGSTALYETLGNTEATTVVTRSVSLISQIVSTSGGVVVKTLGDGLMAVFADSAEAVAAADEMHDSLDRIVPPSGQRNVPVLKLQVGLAHGEVVEMSGDCFGDAVNVAARLLDHAGDNETLATASVVAGLTADMRERCRSLDKVQLRGRVEPVHVYLIEGRRFGDTAATAYGELLPQAEPEGIRLVWLDLNRVYAGPSLPVVLGRSPQVTYCIDDSRVSRSHARIDWHGGAFQLTDLSYNGTYVRFSNGSEIVSLRRGTCTLHGSGLIGLGATLTDPTAPCVRFEVLKFADTQPQDAL, via the coding sequence ATGACGCAGATTCTTCAGCGCACCGTCCTCTTTGCCGACCTGCGCGGCAGCACGGCGCTGTATGAGACGCTCGGCAACACCGAGGCCACGACGGTGGTCACCCGCAGCGTCTCCCTGATCTCGCAGATCGTCTCCACCTCGGGCGGCGTCGTCGTCAAGACGCTCGGCGACGGCCTGATGGCGGTGTTTGCCGATTCCGCCGAGGCGGTTGCCGCCGCCGACGAGATGCACGATTCGCTAGACCGCATCGTGCCGCCCTCCGGCCAGCGCAACGTGCCGGTGCTCAAGCTGCAGGTCGGCCTCGCCCACGGCGAAGTGGTCGAGATGTCGGGCGACTGCTTCGGCGACGCCGTCAATGTCGCCGCCCGCCTGCTCGACCACGCCGGCGACAACGAAACGCTCGCTACCGCCAGCGTCGTGGCCGGCCTCACCGCCGACATGCGCGAGCGCTGCCGCAGCCTCGACAAGGTCCAGCTGCGCGGCCGTGTGGAGCCAGTGCACGTCTACCTGATCGAAGGCCGCCGCTTCGGCGACACCGCCGCCACCGCCTACGGCGAGCTGCTGCCGCAGGCCGAGCCGGAAGGCATCCGCCTCGTGTGGCTCGACCTCAACCGCGTCTACGCCGGCCCGAGCCTGCCCGTGGTGCTCGGCCGCAGCCCGCAGGTCACCTATTGCATCGACGACTCGCGCGTGTCGCGCTCGCATGCCCGCATCGACTGGCATGGTGGCGCCTTCCAGCTCACCGACCTCAGCTACAACGGCACCTACGTGCGCTTCTCCAATGGCTCGGAGATCGTGTCGCTGCGCCGCGGCACCTGCACGCTGCACGGCTCGGGCCTGATCGGCCTGGGCGCCACGCTCACCGATCCGACCGCACCGTGCGTGCGCTTCGAGGTGCTCAAGTTCGCCGACACGCAGCCGCAAGACGCGCTGTAG
- a CDS encoding RNA-binding S4 domain-containing protein — MNDKASSGMRLDKWLWAARFYKTRSLATQEIDKGRVQVNGQAAKPARELKPGDLLDIRQAAQSPRSIKVVALSHVRGPAPVAQALYEETPESIARREEAARARRETPEPALAIEQGRPTKRDRRKLADWDRWSASIDSD, encoded by the coding sequence ATGAACGACAAGGCGAGCTCCGGCATGCGGCTCGACAAATGGCTCTGGGCCGCCCGCTTCTACAAGACTCGCAGCCTCGCCACGCAGGAGATCGACAAGGGCCGGGTGCAGGTGAACGGCCAGGCCGCCAAGCCGGCGCGCGAGCTCAAGCCCGGCGACCTGCTCGACATCCGCCAGGCGGCGCAGAGCCCCCGCTCGATCAAGGTGGTGGCCCTGAGCCACGTGCGCGGCCCGGCGCCCGTGGCGCAGGCGCTCTACGAAGAAACGCCCGAGAGCATCGCCCGCCGCGAAGAAGCGGCCCGCGCGCGCCGCGAGACGCCAGAGCCCGCCCTCGCTATCGAACAAGGCCGGCCGACCAAGCGCGACCGCCGCAAGCTGGCCGATTGGGACCGCTGGAGCGCTTCCATCGACTCTGACTGA
- the dnaG gene encoding DNA primase encodes MIPPSFVQELLSRVDIVEVVGRYVQLKKAGINHKGLCPFHGEKTPSFIVSPTRQTYHCFGCGVHGNAIGFLMENSGMGFIDAVRDLAQQVGLTVPEDDRSPQERERAAELKQKQATLNDVLAKAAEHYRKQLKGNPRAVEYLKGRGLTGEIAAAFGLGYAPDGWRGLASVFPHYDDPLLEESGLVIAQGETEEERKRYDRFRDRIMFPIRSVQGEVIGFGGRVLDKGEPKYLNSPETPVFVKGRELYGLHEARAAIRQKGYVLVVEGYMDVVALAQLGFPNAVATLGTACTAEHVQKLFRFTESVVFSFDGDAAGRRAAGRALEASLPHATDVRSIRFLFLPTEHDPDSYVREHGTEAFEAYVSQAVPLSRQLVEAAREGVDLDSAEGRAKFLANAKPLWTALPEGALKLQLLGELAQMAGLAGPDLSRLWQVTGGQRRPPQPKDEELESSIPLATQSPRGSTRAPRFAGRAAPARKEDTALRMLLLHSDWWQQLDADDHELLAELPAPHGPLCSWLERHLHDQGETPWAVLEQALQDTEWAETVARWMPESVLADEIQFADLRRVVDSLRIDALKDAQRALIERAGSDPAALARWRELDTRIRQLSASQTSLT; translated from the coding sequence GTGATCCCGCCCAGCTTCGTCCAGGAACTGCTCTCCCGCGTCGACATCGTCGAGGTCGTCGGCCGCTATGTCCAGCTCAAGAAAGCGGGCATCAACCACAAAGGTTTGTGCCCGTTTCACGGCGAAAAGACACCGAGTTTCATCGTCAGCCCCACCCGGCAGACCTACCACTGCTTCGGTTGCGGCGTGCACGGCAATGCCATCGGCTTCCTGATGGAAAACAGCGGCATGGGCTTCATCGATGCCGTGCGCGACCTGGCGCAACAGGTGGGCCTCACCGTGCCGGAGGACGACCGCTCGCCCCAGGAGCGTGAACGCGCCGCTGAGCTGAAGCAGAAGCAGGCCACGTTGAACGATGTGCTGGCAAAGGCCGCCGAGCACTACCGCAAGCAGCTCAAGGGCAACCCCCGTGCGGTGGAGTACCTGAAGGGCCGCGGGCTCACAGGCGAGATCGCCGCGGCATTCGGCCTCGGCTACGCACCCGACGGCTGGCGGGGCCTCGCGAGCGTCTTCCCGCACTACGACGACCCGCTGCTGGAAGAAAGCGGCCTCGTGATCGCCCAGGGCGAGACCGAGGAGGAACGCAAGCGCTACGACCGCTTCCGCGACCGGATCATGTTCCCCATCCGCTCGGTGCAGGGCGAGGTGATCGGCTTTGGTGGCCGGGTGCTCGACAAGGGCGAGCCGAAATACCTCAATTCGCCCGAGACGCCTGTGTTCGTCAAGGGCCGTGAGCTCTACGGCCTGCACGAGGCCCGGGCCGCGATCCGCCAGAAAGGCTACGTGCTGGTGGTCGAGGGCTACATGGACGTGGTGGCCCTGGCGCAACTGGGGTTCCCCAATGCGGTGGCCACCTTGGGCACCGCCTGCACGGCCGAACACGTGCAAAAGCTTTTCCGGTTCACCGAGTCGGTGGTGTTCAGCTTCGACGGTGACGCCGCCGGCCGCCGCGCCGCGGGGCGCGCCCTCGAAGCCTCCCTGCCGCATGCGACCGACGTTCGCAGCATCCGCTTCCTCTTCCTGCCCACCGAGCACGACCCGGACTCCTATGTGCGAGAGCACGGCACGGAGGCGTTCGAAGCGTATGTGTCGCAGGCAGTGCCACTGTCGCGCCAGCTCGTCGAGGCCGCCCGCGAAGGGGTCGATCTCGACAGCGCCGAGGGCCGCGCCAAGTTCCTGGCGAACGCCAAACCGCTGTGGACCGCCCTGCCGGAAGGCGCCTTGAAGCTGCAACTGCTCGGCGAGCTGGCGCAAATGGCCGGGCTGGCGGGGCCCGACCTGTCACGCCTGTGGCAGGTAACCGGCGGGCAGCGGCGACCGCCACAGCCCAAGGATGAGGAACTGGAGTCCTCGATCCCGCTGGCGACGCAGTCGCCCCGAGGGTCCACGCGGGCGCCTCGCTTCGCCGGCCGCGCCGCCCCCGCCCGCAAGGAAGACACGGCCTTGCGGATGCTGCTCCTGCACAGCGATTGGTGGCAGCAGCTCGACGCTGACGACCACGAGCTGCTGGCCGAGTTGCCCGCCCCTCATGGCCCGCTGTGCTCCTGGCTGGAGCGCCACCTCCACGACCAGGGTGAAACCCCCTGGGCCGTGCTCGAACAGGCTCTCCAGGACACCGAATGGGCCGAGACCGTCGCCCGTTGGATGCCCGAGAGCGTGCTGGCCGACGAGATCCAGTTCGCCGACCTGCGCCGGGTGGTCGACAGCCTGCGCATCGACGCCCTGAAAGACGCCCAGCGTGCGCTCATCGAGCGCGCCGGCAGCGACCCGGCGGCGCTGGCCCGCTGGCGCGAGCTCGACACCCGTATCCGCCAGCTGAGTGCTTCGCAAACCTCTTTGACGTAA
- the grpE gene encoding nucleotide exchange factor GrpE: MQNTDDNTQDAAATGAADPQNPASAEASPSATAAEPSLESRLAEMSDAYLRAKAETENIRRRAEEEVSKARKFAVEGFAESLLPVKDSLEAAIAIQAATPEQLLEGVHATLRQLSQALERNKVIEINPQASARFDPHQHQAISMVPAEQEANTVVTVLQKGYLIADRVLRPALVTVAAPK; encoded by the coding sequence ATGCAGAACACGGACGACAACACCCAGGACGCGGCCGCCACCGGCGCCGCCGATCCCCAGAACCCGGCCTCCGCCGAGGCCTCGCCCTCCGCCACGGCCGCCGAGCCCTCCCTCGAATCGCGCCTCGCCGAGATGTCTGACGCCTACCTGCGCGCCAAGGCCGAGACAGAAAACATCCGCCGCCGCGCCGAGGAGGAAGTCTCCAAGGCCCGCAAGTTCGCCGTCGAAGGGTTTGCCGAAAGTCTGCTTCCGGTGAAAGACAGCCTCGAGGCGGCCATCGCCATCCAGGCCGCCACGCCCGAGCAGCTGCTCGAAGGCGTGCACGCCACGCTGCGCCAGCTCTCGCAGGCGCTCGAGCGCAACAAGGTGATCGAGATCAACCCGCAGGCGAGCGCCAGGTTCGATCCTCACCAGCACCAGGCGATCAGCATGGTGCCGGCCGAGCAGGAGGCCAACACGGTCGTCACCGTGCTGCAGAAGGGCTACCTCATCGCCGACCGCGTGCTGCGCCCGGCGCTCGTGACGGTGGCCGCGCCCAAGTAA